A single region of the Xenopus laevis strain J_2021 chromosome 4L, Xenopus_laevis_v10.1, whole genome shotgun sequence genome encodes:
- the arhgef3.2.L gene encoding rho guanine nucleotide exchange factor 3 L homeolog isoform X2, giving the protein MVWCCCFLHQRKRKQSCNEQDEVLSVCSLDASDEPSTKRVKPLSRVTSLANLIPPAKPTPLKRFSQSLQRSISFRSDSRPDLFTPRPWSRNAPPPITKRRDSKLWSETFDVCVNQVLTSQEIKRQEVIFELSQGEEDLIEDLKLAKKAYHDPMLKLSIMTEQELTQIFGTLDSLIPLHEDLLRRLREVRKPDGSTENVGHILVGWLPCLNSYDSYCSNQVAAKALLDHKKQDHRVQDFLQRCLESPFSRKLDLWNFLDIPRSRLVKYHLLLKELLRHTPNGHQDQQHLEEAINIVQGIVAEINIKTGESECHYYKERLIYLDECQKDPLIDNSRALCCHGELKNNRGAKFHVFLFQDVLVITRTITQNEALYYQVYRQPIPVKDLILDDLQDGEVRLAGSLRGAFSNNERIKNFFRVGFKNGSHSQAHFLQANDTFNKQQWLNCIRQAKESAVCSGGDDASSSNGRLSISANGTCGSQPPARFEKMDQSDSVSDCSMDISETSMDCEQMEQTNSHNKEEVESNV; this is encoded by the exons GAACCAAGCACAAAACGGGTTAAACCTCTCTCAAGAGTCACATCACTGGCGAACCTTATCCCACCTGCGAAACCGACACCCTTGAAACGATTCAGCCAATCTCTCCAG CGCTCCATCAGTTTCCGAAGTGACAGCCGGCCTGATTTGTTCACCCCGCGCCCCTGGTCAAGAAATGCACCCCCTCCTATCACCAAGCGGAGAGACAGCAAGCTCTGGAGCGAGACCTTTGATGTCTGCGTCAATCAAGTGCTCACATCCCAAGAGATCAAGAGACAGGAG GTCATATTCGAGTTATCACAAGGAGAGGAAGACTTAATTGAAGATTTAAAGTTAGCAAAAAAG GCTTATCATGACCCAATGCTGAAGCTCTCTATAATGACAGAACAAGAGTTAACCCAAATCTTTGGGACCCTGGACTCACTAATTCCTCTGCATGAAG ATCTCCTTAGGCGGCTGCGTGAGGTCCGGAAGCCAGATGGTTCCACAGAGAATGTTGGCCATATCTTAGTTGGCTGG CTCCCCTGTTTGAACTCCTATGACAGCTACTGTAGCAATCAAGTGGCGGCAAAGGCTCTTCTGGATCATAAGAAACAAGACCACCGAGTGCAAGACTTTCTGCAGAGGTGCCTAGAATCTCCGTTCAGCCGCAAACTAGACTTGTGGAATTTCCTCGACATCCCCAGAAGTCGCCTGGTCAAGTATCATCTGTTGCTAAAAGAGTTATTGAGGCATACGCCTAATGGCCACCAAGATCAGCAGCACTTAGAAGAAGCT ATTAATATCGTCCAAGGGATCGTGGCAGAAATCAACATAAAGACCGGTGAATCCGAGTGCCACTATTATAAGGAGAGACTGATTTACCTTGACGAATGCCAAAAAGACCCTCTTATCGATAACTCTCGAGCCCTGTGCTGTCATGGGGAGCTCAAGAACAACAGGGGAGCG AAATTTCATGTCTTCCTCTTCCAAGACGTTTTGGTGATAACAAGGACCATCACCCAAAATGAGGCGCTTTACTACCAAGTATATCGGCAGCCGATCCCCGTGAAAGATCTCATCTTGGATGATTTACAGGACGGGGAGGTGCGGCTGGCAGGGTCGCTTCGCGGCGCCTTTAGCAACAACGAGAGAA taaAGAACTTTTTTAGAGTGGGTTTCAAAAATGGATCCCACAGCCAAGCCCACTTTCTGCAGGCAAACGACACGTTCAACAAGCAACAGTGGCTGAACTGTATTCGTCAAGCCAAAGAGTCGGCGGTATGTTCTGGGGGAGACGACGCGTCCTCCTCAAACGGACGTTTATCAATATCGGCCAATGGGACCTGTGGTTCTCAGCCGCCGGCGCGGTTTGAGAAAATGGACCAATCGGACAGTGTTTCGGACTGCAGCATGGACATAAGCGAAACCAGCATGGACTGCGAGCAAATGGAACAAACAAACTCTCACAACAAGGAGGAGGTTGAAAGTAATGTTTGA
- the arhgef3.2.L gene encoding Rho guanine nucleotide exchange factor 3 L homeolog (The RefSeq protein has 3 substitutions compared to this genomic sequence), with product MVAKDYPFYLTVKRVNLTLEVKTTRNPTKEIEEPSTKRVKPLSRVTSLANLIPPAKPTPLKRFSQSLQRSISFRSDSRPDLFTPRPWSRNAPPPITKRRDSKLWSETFDVCVNQVLTSQEIKRQEVIFELSQGEEDLIEDLKLAKKAYHDPMLKLSIMTEQELTQIFGTLDSLIPLHEDLLRRLREVRKPDGSTENVGHILVGWLPCLNSYDSYCSNQVAAKALLDHKKQDHRVQDFLQRCLESPFSRKLDLWNFLDIPRSRLVKYHLLLKELLRHTPNGHQDQQHLEEAINIVQGIVAEINIKTGESECHYYKERLIYLDECQKDPLIDNSRALCCHGELKNNRGAKFHVFLFQDVLMITRTITQNEALYYQVYRQPIPVKDLILDDLQDGEVRLAGSLRGAFSNNERIKNFFRVGFKNGSHSQAHFLQANDTFNKQQWLNCIRQAKESVVCSGGDDASSSNRRLSISANGTCGSQPPARFEKMDQSDSVSDCSMDISETSMDCEQMEQTNSHNKEEVESNV from the exons ATGGTGGCCAAGGATTATCCATTTTATCTGACTGTGAAGCGGGTGAATCTGACTCTGGAAGTAAAGACAACGAGGAACCCCACTAAAGAGATAGAG GAACCAAGCACAAAACGGGTTAAACCTCTCTCAAGAGTCACATCACTGGCGAACCTTATCCCACCTGCGAAACCGACACCCTTGAAACGATTCAGCCAATCTCTCCAG CGCTCCATCAGTTTCCGAAGTGACAGCCGGCCTGATTTGTTCACCCCGCGCCCCTGGTCAAGAAATGCACCCCCTCCTATCACCAAGCGGAGAGACAGCAAGCTCTGGAGCGAGACCTTTGATGTCTGCGTCAATCAAGTGCTCACATCCCAAGAGATCAAGAGACAGGAG GTCATATTCGAGTTATCACAAGGAGAGGAAGACTTAATTGAAGATTTAAAGTTAGCAAAAAAG GCTTATCATGACCCAATGCTGAAGCTCTCTATAATGACAGAACAAGAGTTAACCCAAATCTTTGGGACCCTGGACTCACTAATTCCTCTGCATGAAG ATCTCCTTAGGCGGCTGCGTGAGGTCCGGAAGCCAGATGGTTCCACAGAGAATGTTGGCCATATCTTAGTTGGCTGG CTCCCCTGTTTGAACTCCTATGACAGCTACTGTAGCAATCAAGTGGCGGCAAAGGCTCTTCTGGATCATAAGAAACAAGACCACCGAGTGCAAGACTTTCTGCAGAGGTGCCTAGAATCTCCGTTCAGCCGCAAACTAGACTTGTGGAATTTCCTCGACATCCCCAGAAGTCGCCTGGTCAAGTATCATCTGTTGCTAAAAGAGTTATTGAGGCATACGCCTAATGGCCACCAAGATCAGCAGCACTTAGAAGAAGCT ATTAATATCGTCCAAGGGATCGTGGCAGAAATCAACATAAAGACCGGTGAATCCGAGTGCCACTATTATAAGGAGAGACTGATTTACCTTGACGAATGCCAAAAAGACCCTCTTATCGATAACTCTCGAGCCCTGTGCTGTCATGGGGAGCTCAAGAACAACAGGGGAGCG AAATTTCATGTCTTCCTCTTCCAAGACGTTTTGGTGATAACAAGGACCATCACCCAAAATGAGGCGCTTTACTACCAAGTATATCGGCAGCCGATCCCCGTGAAAGATCTCATCTTGGATGATTTACAGGACGGGGAGGTGCGGCTGGCAGGGTCGCTTCGCGGCGCCTTTAGCAACAACGAGAGAA taaAGAACTTTTTTAGAGTGGGTTTCAAAAATGGATCCCACAGCCAAGCCCACTTTCTGCAGGCAAACGACACGTTCAACAAGCAACAGTGGCTGAACTGTATTCGTCAAGCCAAAGAGTCGGCGGTATGTTCTGGGGGAGACGACGCGTCCTCCTCAAACGGACGTTTATCAATATCGGCCAATGGGACCTGTGGTTCTCAGCCGCCGGCGCGGTTTGAGAAAATGGACCAATCGGACAGTGTTTCGGACTGCAGCATGGACATAAGCGAAACCAGCATGGACTGCGAGCAAATGGAACAAACAAACTCTCACAACAAGGAGGAGGTTGAAAGTAATGTTTGA